One genomic window of Vespula pensylvanica isolate Volc-1 chromosome 12, ASM1446617v1, whole genome shotgun sequence includes the following:
- the LOC122633465 gene encoding fasciclin-2 isoform X1 produces MSAETSICISVLCVYVLAPLPQRQQPSLATARLAYANAASLEILPSGETQTKSIGSSNIFTCRPNVENPKLITDMQWLDPQNRVIESLKLVVLPIESTSPGHSKPAMYTELHQDNSLSLFFNSLQEEQAGRYTCKGTYANSVPLNKSVTIDTIVAITWDDAPKNQYPILGEDFSILCKVRARPSPSVDWLYNGELVKTNDHYIIDTHALKIKNVQESDDGIYTCRASVPTTGELRERPIRVEVHVRPTIEERPTPVDVIEGENENIECKAKGKPPPKFTWVKSLTKQNLSNADRFTVNPDTGDLTIVTVNREDAGEYQCTATNAAGSATSNIVVNVIVKPKIMEFPNVTVIQGNEVDVRCKAFGRPPPKVTLRKHTAEKAYVVGTQADDGRIILINQPDEVTGETVGTLNIRDVLRSYDGLYECVAENAGGVAHKNGHVTVEFPPSFAFMRNNTVWSWDRRPVNLTCIAESIPNATITWMMAGNKKIENVPEIKQYGKGPTSILMVVPLDSRYYTDYKCIAANSHGTREIIIQLRQATRPNELLQAKMAEITATTIRFDLVPPPTHPDLPVKSVIVQYKEEIQTWAEARNRTWSIDSVYVLEGLKPQTSYDFRFAAINKVGQGNWGTFYRETTPGRTFPKEPTIITKVSSEYDVSMFSNQYELLWTVPPDNGEPIDMYQIRYCQIKPVTGGEWQTEEDTCKTLNVKGVGRTKYWLKDLHSDYFYSVEVKARNAMGFSKPGVARFKTAKGLDTTVVHHQGPLISSAAIIGIVIAVLFIVIVIIDVICCCAHKTGIIYYVCERSRRKPVDEEDAKLGSLYGWRFPLPYCDQKMANVAGVTAIQDSGSGKNTIRLVKHTAIDEKEPLKEEKKITPIIDSGLRRETSVTFDGKRSVSKTGFVGKDSAV; encoded by the exons ATGAGCGCCGAGACGTCGATCTGCATCTCCGTACTCTGCGTTTACGTGCTCGCGCCGCTTCCGCAACGGCAACAGCCGTCACTTGCCACGGCTCGATTAG cgTACGCGAATGCGGCTTCTTTGGAGATTTTGCCGAGTGGCGAGACGCAAACGAAGTCGATCGGATCCAGCAACATTTTTACGTGCAGGCCGAACGTCGAGAACCCCAAGCTGATCACCGACATGCAATGGCTCGATCCGCAAAATCGCGTTATAGAATCTCTCAA ACTCGTCGTATTGCCGATCGAAAG TACGTCGCCTGGCCATTCGAAGCCGGCCATGTATACGGAATTGCATCAGGACAACAGCCTCTCGCTCTTCTTCAACTCGCTTCAAGAGGAACAGGCAGGGAGATATACCTGCAAGGGGACGTACGCCAACTCGGTGCCTCTGAATAAATCGGTCACGATCGATACAATCG TTGCGATTACCTGGGACGACGCACCGAAAAATCAATACCCGATCCTTGGAGAGGATTTCTCGATCCTTTGCAAAGTCCGGGCCAGACCCTCGCCCTCCGTCGATTGGCTTTACAACGGGGAGTTGGTGAAGACGAACGATCATTACATCATCGACACCCATGCgctaaagataaaaaatgttcaagAGTCCGACGACGGTATTTACACGTGCCGCGCCTCCGTGCCGACTACCGGCGAACTTCGGGAGCGGCCAATACGCGTCGAG GTCCACGTACGTCCAACCATCGAGGAACGACCCACTCCGGTCGACGTAATCgaaggagaaaacgaaaacatCGAGTGCAAAGCCAAAGGCAAGCCCCCGCCAAAGTTCACCTGGGTGAAATCCCTTACGAAGCAAAATCTTTCCAACGCCGATCGTTTTACCGTTAATCCGGATACCGGCGACTTGACCATCGTCACCGTGAATCGCGAAGACGCCGGGGAGTATCAATGTACCGCCACGAACGCGGCAGGTTCGGCCACCAGCAACATAGTCGTGAACGTTATCGTAAAGCCAAAAATCATGGAGTTCCCGAACGTAACGGTGATACAGGGTAACGAGGTGGACGTCAGATGCAAAGCGTTTGGTAGGCCACCACCGAAAGTGACCTTGAGGAAACACACCGCCGAGAAAGCTTACGTCGTCGGAACGCAGGCGGACGACGGCAGAATAATCTTGATCAATCAACCGGACGAGGTGACAGGCGAGACGGTCGGAACTCTGAACATCCGCGACGTTCTCAGATCCTACGACGGTCTCTACGAGTGCGTGGCCGAGAATGCCGGCGGGGTAGCTCATAAAAATGGTCACGTGACCGTTGAATTTCCCCCGTCGTTCGCTTTCATGCGGAACAACACCGTGTGGTCTTGGGACAGGAGACCCGTCAATTTGACCTGCATAGCCGAGAGCATACCGAACGCTACGATCACGTGGATGATGGCCGGAaacaaaaagatcgaaaacGTGCCCGAGATCAAACAGTACGGCAAAGGCCCGACTTCGATACTTATGGTCGTACCGCTCGACAGCAGGTACTACACGGATTACAAGTGTATCGCGGCGAATTCGCACGGCACGCGAGAGATCATTATCCAACTGAGGCAAGCAACGAGACCGAACGAACTCTTGCAGGCCAAGATGGCCGAGATCACGGCCACGACCATCCGATTCGATCTCGTGCCGCCACCCACTCATCCTGATTTGCCCGTTAAAAGCGTCATCGTGCAGTACAAAGAGGAGATTCAGACTTGGGCCGAGGCTAGGAACAGAACTTGGTCGATAG ATTCCGTTTACGTCCTCGAGGGCTTGAAACCGCAAACTTCCTACGATTTCCGATTTGCTGCGATAAACAAGGTCGGCCAGGGCAATTGGGGTACGTTTTACCGTGAAACTACTCCCGGAAGGACCTTCCCCAAAGAACCAACGATCATAACGAAAGTGTCGAGCGAGTACGACGTTTCGATGTTCAGCAATCAGTACGAACTTTTGTGGACCGTCCCACCGGACAACGGTGAACCGATAGACATGTATCAGATCAGATATTGTCAGATCAAACCAGTAACCGGCGGCGAATGGCAAACCGAGGAGGATACTTGCAAAACGTTGAACGTTAAGGGTGTCGGTAGAACGAAATATTGGCTAAAGGATCTCCACTCCGACTATTTTTACAGCGTCGAAGTTAAGGCTCGCAACGCTATGGGATTTAGCAAGCCGGGCGTCGCCAGATTCAAGACTGCCAAGG GTCTAGATACGACGGTGGTACATCATCAGGGTCCTTTGATATCCAGCGCCGCGATAATCGGTATCGTTATCGCCGTACTCTTCATCGTCATCGTGATCATCGACGTGATATGCTGTTGCGCGCACAAGACTG GAatcatatattatgtatgcgAACGATCTCGACGGAAGCCCGTCGACGAGGAGGACGCCAAGCTCGGCag TCTTTACGGTTGGCGGTTTCCATTGCCGTATTGCGACCAAAAAATGGCCAATGTCGCCGGGGTGACGGCCATCCAAGACTCGGGTAGTGGAAAAAATACCATTAGATTGGTCAAACACACTGCCAT AGACGAGAAGGAGCCGCtcaaggaggagaagaagataacACCGATCATCGATTCTGGATTACGTAGGGAAACGTCGGTCACCTTCGATGGCAAACGATCCGTTTCGAAGACTGGCTTCGTTGGAAAGGATTCGGCCGTCTAG
- the LOC122633465 gene encoding fasciclin-2 isoform X2, with product MSAETSICISVLCVYVLAPLPQRQQPSLATARLAYANAASLEILPSGETQTKSIGSSNIFTCRPNVENPKLITDMQWLDPQNRVIESLNTSPGHSKPAMYTELHQDNSLSLFFNSLQEEQAGRYTCKGTYANSVPLNKSVTIDTIVAITWDDAPKNQYPILGEDFSILCKVRARPSPSVDWLYNGELVKTNDHYIIDTHALKIKNVQESDDGIYTCRASVPTTGELRERPIRVEVHVRPTIEERPTPVDVIEGENENIECKAKGKPPPKFTWVKSLTKQNLSNADRFTVNPDTGDLTIVTVNREDAGEYQCTATNAAGSATSNIVVNVIVKPKIMEFPNVTVIQGNEVDVRCKAFGRPPPKVTLRKHTAEKAYVVGTQADDGRIILINQPDEVTGETVGTLNIRDVLRSYDGLYECVAENAGGVAHKNGHVTVEFPPSFAFMRNNTVWSWDRRPVNLTCIAESIPNATITWMMAGNKKIENVPEIKQYGKGPTSILMVVPLDSRYYTDYKCIAANSHGTREIIIQLRQATRPNELLQAKMAEITATTIRFDLVPPPTHPDLPVKSVIVQYKEEIQTWAEARNRTWSIDSVYVLEGLKPQTSYDFRFAAINKVGQGNWGTFYRETTPGRTFPKEPTIITKVSSEYDVSMFSNQYELLWTVPPDNGEPIDMYQIRYCQIKPVTGGEWQTEEDTCKTLNVKGVGRTKYWLKDLHSDYFYSVEVKARNAMGFSKPGVARFKTAKGLDTTVVHHQGPLISSAAIIGIVIAVLFIVIVIIDVICCCAHKTGIIYYVCERSRRKPVDEEDAKLGSLYGWRFPLPYCDQKMANVAGVTAIQDSGSGKNTIRLVKHTAIDEKEPLKEEKKITPIIDSGLRRETSVTFDGKRSVSKTGFVGKDSAV from the exons ATGAGCGCCGAGACGTCGATCTGCATCTCCGTACTCTGCGTTTACGTGCTCGCGCCGCTTCCGCAACGGCAACAGCCGTCACTTGCCACGGCTCGATTAG cgTACGCGAATGCGGCTTCTTTGGAGATTTTGCCGAGTGGCGAGACGCAAACGAAGTCGATCGGATCCAGCAACATTTTTACGTGCAGGCCGAACGTCGAGAACCCCAAGCTGATCACCGACATGCAATGGCTCGATCCGCAAAATCGCGTTATAGAATCTCTCAA TACGTCGCCTGGCCATTCGAAGCCGGCCATGTATACGGAATTGCATCAGGACAACAGCCTCTCGCTCTTCTTCAACTCGCTTCAAGAGGAACAGGCAGGGAGATATACCTGCAAGGGGACGTACGCCAACTCGGTGCCTCTGAATAAATCGGTCACGATCGATACAATCG TTGCGATTACCTGGGACGACGCACCGAAAAATCAATACCCGATCCTTGGAGAGGATTTCTCGATCCTTTGCAAAGTCCGGGCCAGACCCTCGCCCTCCGTCGATTGGCTTTACAACGGGGAGTTGGTGAAGACGAACGATCATTACATCATCGACACCCATGCgctaaagataaaaaatgttcaagAGTCCGACGACGGTATTTACACGTGCCGCGCCTCCGTGCCGACTACCGGCGAACTTCGGGAGCGGCCAATACGCGTCGAG GTCCACGTACGTCCAACCATCGAGGAACGACCCACTCCGGTCGACGTAATCgaaggagaaaacgaaaacatCGAGTGCAAAGCCAAAGGCAAGCCCCCGCCAAAGTTCACCTGGGTGAAATCCCTTACGAAGCAAAATCTTTCCAACGCCGATCGTTTTACCGTTAATCCGGATACCGGCGACTTGACCATCGTCACCGTGAATCGCGAAGACGCCGGGGAGTATCAATGTACCGCCACGAACGCGGCAGGTTCGGCCACCAGCAACATAGTCGTGAACGTTATCGTAAAGCCAAAAATCATGGAGTTCCCGAACGTAACGGTGATACAGGGTAACGAGGTGGACGTCAGATGCAAAGCGTTTGGTAGGCCACCACCGAAAGTGACCTTGAGGAAACACACCGCCGAGAAAGCTTACGTCGTCGGAACGCAGGCGGACGACGGCAGAATAATCTTGATCAATCAACCGGACGAGGTGACAGGCGAGACGGTCGGAACTCTGAACATCCGCGACGTTCTCAGATCCTACGACGGTCTCTACGAGTGCGTGGCCGAGAATGCCGGCGGGGTAGCTCATAAAAATGGTCACGTGACCGTTGAATTTCCCCCGTCGTTCGCTTTCATGCGGAACAACACCGTGTGGTCTTGGGACAGGAGACCCGTCAATTTGACCTGCATAGCCGAGAGCATACCGAACGCTACGATCACGTGGATGATGGCCGGAaacaaaaagatcgaaaacGTGCCCGAGATCAAACAGTACGGCAAAGGCCCGACTTCGATACTTATGGTCGTACCGCTCGACAGCAGGTACTACACGGATTACAAGTGTATCGCGGCGAATTCGCACGGCACGCGAGAGATCATTATCCAACTGAGGCAAGCAACGAGACCGAACGAACTCTTGCAGGCCAAGATGGCCGAGATCACGGCCACGACCATCCGATTCGATCTCGTGCCGCCACCCACTCATCCTGATTTGCCCGTTAAAAGCGTCATCGTGCAGTACAAAGAGGAGATTCAGACTTGGGCCGAGGCTAGGAACAGAACTTGGTCGATAG ATTCCGTTTACGTCCTCGAGGGCTTGAAACCGCAAACTTCCTACGATTTCCGATTTGCTGCGATAAACAAGGTCGGCCAGGGCAATTGGGGTACGTTTTACCGTGAAACTACTCCCGGAAGGACCTTCCCCAAAGAACCAACGATCATAACGAAAGTGTCGAGCGAGTACGACGTTTCGATGTTCAGCAATCAGTACGAACTTTTGTGGACCGTCCCACCGGACAACGGTGAACCGATAGACATGTATCAGATCAGATATTGTCAGATCAAACCAGTAACCGGCGGCGAATGGCAAACCGAGGAGGATACTTGCAAAACGTTGAACGTTAAGGGTGTCGGTAGAACGAAATATTGGCTAAAGGATCTCCACTCCGACTATTTTTACAGCGTCGAAGTTAAGGCTCGCAACGCTATGGGATTTAGCAAGCCGGGCGTCGCCAGATTCAAGACTGCCAAGG GTCTAGATACGACGGTGGTACATCATCAGGGTCCTTTGATATCCAGCGCCGCGATAATCGGTATCGTTATCGCCGTACTCTTCATCGTCATCGTGATCATCGACGTGATATGCTGTTGCGCGCACAAGACTG GAatcatatattatgtatgcgAACGATCTCGACGGAAGCCCGTCGACGAGGAGGACGCCAAGCTCGGCag TCTTTACGGTTGGCGGTTTCCATTGCCGTATTGCGACCAAAAAATGGCCAATGTCGCCGGGGTGACGGCCATCCAAGACTCGGGTAGTGGAAAAAATACCATTAGATTGGTCAAACACACTGCCAT AGACGAGAAGGAGCCGCtcaaggaggagaagaagataacACCGATCATCGATTCTGGATTACGTAGGGAAACGTCGGTCACCTTCGATGGCAAACGATCCGTTTCGAAGACTGGCTTCGTTGGAAAGGATTCGGCCGTCTAG
- the LOC122633465 gene encoding fasciclin-2 isoform X6 — MSAETSICISVLCVYVLAPLPQRQQPSLATARLAYANAASLEILPSGETQTKSIGSSNIFTCRPNVENPKLITDMQWLDPQNRVIESLKLVVLPIESTSPGHSKPAMYTELHQDNSLSLFFNSLQEEQAGRYTCKGTYANSVPLNKSVTIDTIVAITWDDAPKNQYPILGEDFSILCKVRARPSPSVDWLYNGELVKTNDHYIIDTHALKIKNVQESDDGIYTCRASVPTTGELRERPIRVEVHVRPTIEERPTPVDVIEGENENIECKAKGKPPPKFTWVKSLTKQNLSNADRFTVNPDTGDLTIVTVNREDAGEYQCTATNAAGSATSNIVVNVIVKPKIMEFPNVTVIQGNEVDVRCKAFGRPPPKVTLRKHTAEKAYVVGTQADDGRIILINQPDEVTGETVGTLNIRDVLRSYDGLYECVAENAGGVAHKNGHVTVEFPPSFAFMRNNTVWSWDRRPVNLTCIAESIPNATITWMMAGNKKIENVPEIKQYGKGPTSILMVVPLDSRYYTDYKCIAANSHGTREIIIQLRQATRPNELLQAKMAEITATTIRFDLVPPPTHPDLPVKSVIVQYKEEIQTWAEARNRTWSIDSVYVLEGLKPQTSYDFRFAAINKVGQGNWGTFYRETTPGRTFPKEPTIITKVSSEYDVSMFSNQYELLWTVPPDNGEPIDMYQIRYCQIKPVTGGEWQTEEDTCKTLNVKGVGRTKYWLKDLHSDYFYSVEVKARNAMGFSKPGVARFKTAKESTGSVVDYTVVSSGDTSKLAVTAIATTIMILFSNI; from the exons ATGAGCGCCGAGACGTCGATCTGCATCTCCGTACTCTGCGTTTACGTGCTCGCGCCGCTTCCGCAACGGCAACAGCCGTCACTTGCCACGGCTCGATTAG cgTACGCGAATGCGGCTTCTTTGGAGATTTTGCCGAGTGGCGAGACGCAAACGAAGTCGATCGGATCCAGCAACATTTTTACGTGCAGGCCGAACGTCGAGAACCCCAAGCTGATCACCGACATGCAATGGCTCGATCCGCAAAATCGCGTTATAGAATCTCTCAA ACTCGTCGTATTGCCGATCGAAAG TACGTCGCCTGGCCATTCGAAGCCGGCCATGTATACGGAATTGCATCAGGACAACAGCCTCTCGCTCTTCTTCAACTCGCTTCAAGAGGAACAGGCAGGGAGATATACCTGCAAGGGGACGTACGCCAACTCGGTGCCTCTGAATAAATCGGTCACGATCGATACAATCG TTGCGATTACCTGGGACGACGCACCGAAAAATCAATACCCGATCCTTGGAGAGGATTTCTCGATCCTTTGCAAAGTCCGGGCCAGACCCTCGCCCTCCGTCGATTGGCTTTACAACGGGGAGTTGGTGAAGACGAACGATCATTACATCATCGACACCCATGCgctaaagataaaaaatgttcaagAGTCCGACGACGGTATTTACACGTGCCGCGCCTCCGTGCCGACTACCGGCGAACTTCGGGAGCGGCCAATACGCGTCGAG GTCCACGTACGTCCAACCATCGAGGAACGACCCACTCCGGTCGACGTAATCgaaggagaaaacgaaaacatCGAGTGCAAAGCCAAAGGCAAGCCCCCGCCAAAGTTCACCTGGGTGAAATCCCTTACGAAGCAAAATCTTTCCAACGCCGATCGTTTTACCGTTAATCCGGATACCGGCGACTTGACCATCGTCACCGTGAATCGCGAAGACGCCGGGGAGTATCAATGTACCGCCACGAACGCGGCAGGTTCGGCCACCAGCAACATAGTCGTGAACGTTATCGTAAAGCCAAAAATCATGGAGTTCCCGAACGTAACGGTGATACAGGGTAACGAGGTGGACGTCAGATGCAAAGCGTTTGGTAGGCCACCACCGAAAGTGACCTTGAGGAAACACACCGCCGAGAAAGCTTACGTCGTCGGAACGCAGGCGGACGACGGCAGAATAATCTTGATCAATCAACCGGACGAGGTGACAGGCGAGACGGTCGGAACTCTGAACATCCGCGACGTTCTCAGATCCTACGACGGTCTCTACGAGTGCGTGGCCGAGAATGCCGGCGGGGTAGCTCATAAAAATGGTCACGTGACCGTTGAATTTCCCCCGTCGTTCGCTTTCATGCGGAACAACACCGTGTGGTCTTGGGACAGGAGACCCGTCAATTTGACCTGCATAGCCGAGAGCATACCGAACGCTACGATCACGTGGATGATGGCCGGAaacaaaaagatcgaaaacGTGCCCGAGATCAAACAGTACGGCAAAGGCCCGACTTCGATACTTATGGTCGTACCGCTCGACAGCAGGTACTACACGGATTACAAGTGTATCGCGGCGAATTCGCACGGCACGCGAGAGATCATTATCCAACTGAGGCAAGCAACGAGACCGAACGAACTCTTGCAGGCCAAGATGGCCGAGATCACGGCCACGACCATCCGATTCGATCTCGTGCCGCCACCCACTCATCCTGATTTGCCCGTTAAAAGCGTCATCGTGCAGTACAAAGAGGAGATTCAGACTTGGGCCGAGGCTAGGAACAGAACTTGGTCGATAG ATTCCGTTTACGTCCTCGAGGGCTTGAAACCGCAAACTTCCTACGATTTCCGATTTGCTGCGATAAACAAGGTCGGCCAGGGCAATTGGGGTACGTTTTACCGTGAAACTACTCCCGGAAGGACCTTCCCCAAAGAACCAACGATCATAACGAAAGTGTCGAGCGAGTACGACGTTTCGATGTTCAGCAATCAGTACGAACTTTTGTGGACCGTCCCACCGGACAACGGTGAACCGATAGACATGTATCAGATCAGATATTGTCAGATCAAACCAGTAACCGGCGGCGAATGGCAAACCGAGGAGGATACTTGCAAAACGTTGAACGTTAAGGGTGTCGGTAGAACGAAATATTGGCTAAAGGATCTCCACTCCGACTATTTTTACAGCGTCGAAGTTAAGGCTCGCAACGCTATGGGATTTAGCAAGCCGGGCGTCGCCAGATTCAAGACTGCCAAGG AATCTACAGGCAGCGTTGTGGACTACACAGTAGTATCATCTGGGGATACCTCCAAGCTCGCCGTGACCGCCATTGCCACGACGATAATGATTCtattttcaaacatttaa
- the LOC122633465 gene encoding fasciclin-2 isoform X4, with translation MSAETSICISVLCVYVLAPLPQRQQPSLATARLAYANAASLEILPSGETQTKSIGSSNIFTCRPNVENPKLITDMQWLDPQNRVIESLKLVVLPIESTSPGHSKPAMYTELHQDNSLSLFFNSLQEEQAGRYTCKGTYANSVPLNKSVTIDTIVAITWDDAPKNQYPILGEDFSILCKVRARPSPSVDWLYNGELVKTNDHYIIDTHALKIKNVQESDDGIYTCRASVPTTGELRERPIRVEVHVRPTIEERPTPVDVIEGENENIECKAKGKPPPKFTWVKSLTKQNLSNADRFTVNPDTGDLTIVTVNREDAGEYQCTATNAAGSATSNIVVNVIVKPKIMEFPNVTVIQGNEVDVRCKAFGRPPPKVTLRKHTAEKAYVVGTQADDGRIILINQPDEVTGETVGTLNIRDVLRSYDGLYECVAENAGGVAHKNGHVTVEFPPSFAFMRNNTVWSWDRRPVNLTCIAESIPNATITWMMAGNKKIENVPEIKQYGKGPTSILMVVPLDSRYYTDYKCIAANSHGTREIIIQLRQATRPNELLQAKMAEITATTIRFDLVPPPTHPDLPVKSVIVQYKEEIQTWAEARNRTWSIDSVYVLEGLKPQTSYDFRFAAINKVGQGNWGTFYRETTPGRTFPKEPTIITKVSSEYDVSMFSNQYELLWTVPPDNGEPIDMYQIRYCQIKPVTGGEWQTEEDTCKTLNVKGVGRTKYWLKDLHSDYFYSVEVKARNAMGFSKPGVARFKTAKGLDTTVVHHQGPLISSAAIIGIVIAVLFIVIVIIDVICCCAHKTGIIYYVCERSRRKPVDEEDAKLGRDEKEPLKEEKKITPIIDSGLRRETSVTFDGKRSVSKTGFVGKDSAV, from the exons ATGAGCGCCGAGACGTCGATCTGCATCTCCGTACTCTGCGTTTACGTGCTCGCGCCGCTTCCGCAACGGCAACAGCCGTCACTTGCCACGGCTCGATTAG cgTACGCGAATGCGGCTTCTTTGGAGATTTTGCCGAGTGGCGAGACGCAAACGAAGTCGATCGGATCCAGCAACATTTTTACGTGCAGGCCGAACGTCGAGAACCCCAAGCTGATCACCGACATGCAATGGCTCGATCCGCAAAATCGCGTTATAGAATCTCTCAA ACTCGTCGTATTGCCGATCGAAAG TACGTCGCCTGGCCATTCGAAGCCGGCCATGTATACGGAATTGCATCAGGACAACAGCCTCTCGCTCTTCTTCAACTCGCTTCAAGAGGAACAGGCAGGGAGATATACCTGCAAGGGGACGTACGCCAACTCGGTGCCTCTGAATAAATCGGTCACGATCGATACAATCG TTGCGATTACCTGGGACGACGCACCGAAAAATCAATACCCGATCCTTGGAGAGGATTTCTCGATCCTTTGCAAAGTCCGGGCCAGACCCTCGCCCTCCGTCGATTGGCTTTACAACGGGGAGTTGGTGAAGACGAACGATCATTACATCATCGACACCCATGCgctaaagataaaaaatgttcaagAGTCCGACGACGGTATTTACACGTGCCGCGCCTCCGTGCCGACTACCGGCGAACTTCGGGAGCGGCCAATACGCGTCGAG GTCCACGTACGTCCAACCATCGAGGAACGACCCACTCCGGTCGACGTAATCgaaggagaaaacgaaaacatCGAGTGCAAAGCCAAAGGCAAGCCCCCGCCAAAGTTCACCTGGGTGAAATCCCTTACGAAGCAAAATCTTTCCAACGCCGATCGTTTTACCGTTAATCCGGATACCGGCGACTTGACCATCGTCACCGTGAATCGCGAAGACGCCGGGGAGTATCAATGTACCGCCACGAACGCGGCAGGTTCGGCCACCAGCAACATAGTCGTGAACGTTATCGTAAAGCCAAAAATCATGGAGTTCCCGAACGTAACGGTGATACAGGGTAACGAGGTGGACGTCAGATGCAAAGCGTTTGGTAGGCCACCACCGAAAGTGACCTTGAGGAAACACACCGCCGAGAAAGCTTACGTCGTCGGAACGCAGGCGGACGACGGCAGAATAATCTTGATCAATCAACCGGACGAGGTGACAGGCGAGACGGTCGGAACTCTGAACATCCGCGACGTTCTCAGATCCTACGACGGTCTCTACGAGTGCGTGGCCGAGAATGCCGGCGGGGTAGCTCATAAAAATGGTCACGTGACCGTTGAATTTCCCCCGTCGTTCGCTTTCATGCGGAACAACACCGTGTGGTCTTGGGACAGGAGACCCGTCAATTTGACCTGCATAGCCGAGAGCATACCGAACGCTACGATCACGTGGATGATGGCCGGAaacaaaaagatcgaaaacGTGCCCGAGATCAAACAGTACGGCAAAGGCCCGACTTCGATACTTATGGTCGTACCGCTCGACAGCAGGTACTACACGGATTACAAGTGTATCGCGGCGAATTCGCACGGCACGCGAGAGATCATTATCCAACTGAGGCAAGCAACGAGACCGAACGAACTCTTGCAGGCCAAGATGGCCGAGATCACGGCCACGACCATCCGATTCGATCTCGTGCCGCCACCCACTCATCCTGATTTGCCCGTTAAAAGCGTCATCGTGCAGTACAAAGAGGAGATTCAGACTTGGGCCGAGGCTAGGAACAGAACTTGGTCGATAG ATTCCGTTTACGTCCTCGAGGGCTTGAAACCGCAAACTTCCTACGATTTCCGATTTGCTGCGATAAACAAGGTCGGCCAGGGCAATTGGGGTACGTTTTACCGTGAAACTACTCCCGGAAGGACCTTCCCCAAAGAACCAACGATCATAACGAAAGTGTCGAGCGAGTACGACGTTTCGATGTTCAGCAATCAGTACGAACTTTTGTGGACCGTCCCACCGGACAACGGTGAACCGATAGACATGTATCAGATCAGATATTGTCAGATCAAACCAGTAACCGGCGGCGAATGGCAAACCGAGGAGGATACTTGCAAAACGTTGAACGTTAAGGGTGTCGGTAGAACGAAATATTGGCTAAAGGATCTCCACTCCGACTATTTTTACAGCGTCGAAGTTAAGGCTCGCAACGCTATGGGATTTAGCAAGCCGGGCGTCGCCAGATTCAAGACTGCCAAGG GTCTAGATACGACGGTGGTACATCATCAGGGTCCTTTGATATCCAGCGCCGCGATAATCGGTATCGTTATCGCCGTACTCTTCATCGTCATCGTGATCATCGACGTGATATGCTGTTGCGCGCACAAGACTG GAatcatatattatgtatgcgAACGATCTCGACGGAAGCCCGTCGACGAGGAGGACGCCAAGCTCGGCag AGACGAGAAGGAGCCGCtcaaggaggagaagaagataacACCGATCATCGATTCTGGATTACGTAGGGAAACGTCGGTCACCTTCGATGGCAAACGATCCGTTTCGAAGACTGGCTTCGTTGGAAAGGATTCGGCCGTCTAG